In Streptococcus uberis, a single window of DNA contains:
- a CDS encoding GBS Bsp-like repeat-containing protein has product MKSKKSYVLLLAPFVLASFWQSKMVSASEIANQNVTVDSSANNNMSSKLSTSNLDTIPESTSEVTVLDQSTNLVTENVVQEKALASSEIQTDESIIVSSPSGDLSASEDNTLSEGNALSAVGAVKSSFQSVNTDVSSNLKTAKQETVVSLTAQVAEPVTATVDDKGISIQYNELIPQNTSILFAVWGDKQDQNDLVWYNASSTGYAYVDFSRHKEYGVYHIHTYAKRNGNMYGISALQVTLLTPQITSQIAQKDASSFTITVSNVPSTITSVKIPVWTDKDGQNDLIWYNAGQVSKGTYQALVNTANHNNEKGLYHIHIYGYSTILGGQIGLATKTFSNVESRPNATVSVVNYAENKTTFTVNVVGSTNTKVLTGVQIAVWSETNGQDDLKWYKPLISGNSASQTIDIANHSNTSDQYIIHVYTDYTDGSRVGTNLGAYKIVKEILPVVKPNVIVQNYQADKGSLEVKVQEGSKAISKISVAAWSTADQSNLHWYQEIPIAGQETIIKVNQAYHDFLVGNYTVHTYIDYTDKSRDGFNLGNYEFPVKVGLSASQGNYDIVNKVIYLDAGHGGYDPGAVYFGTSEKTLNLQMQTLVKSKLEAQGYTVVTTRTDDSFTDLLPRSEKANNSLSDLFVSLHFNASTSSQASGIETYYYEYYEEYPSRINEIFHNDPERLSRSSVLAEAIQAATTAKTGAKNNGVLRNTFAVLRETTAPAVLVELGYMSNASEFQNISNVNYQEKLAQGIVSGILSYYQTYSV; this is encoded by the coding sequence TTGAAATCTAAAAAGTCTTATGTTTTATTATTAGCACCGTTTGTTCTGGCTTCATTTTGGCAGTCAAAGATGGTGTCTGCTTCAGAAATCGCCAATCAAAACGTGACAGTTGATTCAAGTGCAAATAATAACATGTCATCTAAGTTGTCTACTTCAAATTTAGATACAATTCCAGAGAGTACTTCTGAAGTAACTGTTTTGGATCAGTCGACAAATTTAGTAACAGAAAATGTAGTCCAAGAAAAGGCGCTAGCATCATCAGAAATACAAACAGATGAGAGTATCATAGTATCATCTCCATCAGGTGACCTCAGTGCTTCAGAAGATAACACACTTTCTGAAGGGAATGCTTTATCAGCAGTAGGGGCAGTAAAATCTAGTTTTCAATCAGTTAATACTGATGTATCAAGCAATCTCAAAACTGCTAAACAGGAAACGGTCGTTTCTTTAACTGCTCAAGTAGCAGAGCCCGTAACTGCAACTGTAGATGACAAAGGCATTAGCATTCAATACAATGAGTTGATACCACAAAATACAAGTATTTTGTTTGCAGTTTGGGGTGATAAACAAGATCAGAATGATTTGGTCTGGTATAATGCTTCATCCACTGGTTATGCCTATGTTGACTTTTCAAGACATAAGGAATATGGGGTGTATCATATTCATACATATGCAAAGCGTAATGGCAACATGTATGGAATTAGTGCTCTTCAAGTTACACTTTTGACACCACAAATTACTAGTCAAATCGCTCAAAAGGATGCTAGCTCCTTCACAATTACAGTCTCTAATGTCCCTTCTACAATCACCAGTGTTAAGATTCCAGTTTGGACAGATAAAGATGGCCAAAATGATTTGATTTGGTATAATGCCGGTCAAGTGTCAAAAGGAACCTATCAAGCACTGGTGAATACAGCCAATCATAATAATGAAAAGGGCCTCTATCACATACATATTTATGGCTATAGTACAATTTTAGGTGGTCAGATTGGGCTTGCAACCAAAACCTTCAGTAATGTGGAAAGTCGCCCAAATGCTACAGTATCAGTTGTAAATTATGCCGAAAATAAAACCACCTTTACCGTTAATGTTGTTGGTTCAACAAATACAAAAGTATTAACAGGCGTTCAAATTGCAGTATGGTCTGAAACAAATGGTCAGGATGATTTAAAATGGTATAAGCCTCTTATTTCTGGGAATAGTGCTAGTCAAACGATTGATATTGCTAACCATAGTAATACCAGTGATCAATATATTATTCATGTCTATACGGATTATACTGATGGCAGTCGTGTTGGAACGAATTTAGGGGCCTATAAAATTGTTAAAGAAATTCTGCCCGTCGTAAAACCTAATGTGATTGTTCAAAATTACCAAGCTGACAAGGGGTCACTTGAAGTCAAGGTTCAGGAAGGTAGTAAAGCAATCTCAAAAATAAGCGTAGCAGCATGGTCGACTGCAGATCAATCAAATCTTCATTGGTATCAAGAAATTCCAATAGCTGGTCAAGAGACGATTATTAAAGTCAATCAAGCCTACCATGATTTTTTAGTTGGAAATTACACTGTTCATACTTATATTGATTATACGGACAAGTCACGAGATGGCTTCAATCTAGGAAATTATGAATTTCCTGTTAAAGTTGGCCTTTCTGCTTCACAAGGAAATTACGATATTGTCAATAAGGTCATTTACCTAGATGCTGGTCATGGCGGTTATGATCCAGGAGCAGTTTATTTTGGGACATCTGAAAAAACCTTGAATTTGCAAATGCAAACCTTGGTAAAAAGTAAATTAGAAGCTCAAGGCTACACAGTCGTAACTACAAGAACAGATGACTCCTTTACAGATTTGCTTCCACGTTCGGAAAAAGCAAATAACAGTCTTTCGGATCTCTTTGTTAGCCTCCATTTTAATGCCTCTACAAGTTCGCAAGCCTCTGGAATTGAAACTTATTACTATGAATACTACGAAGAGTATCCTTCACGCATTAATGAGATTTTTCATAATGATCCTGAACGTTTGAGTCGAAGTAGTGTTTTAGCCGAAGCTATTCAGGCGGCGACCACTGCTAAAACTGGCGCTAAAAACAATGGTGTTTTGAGAAATACATTTGCAGTATTAAGAGAAACAACAGCCCCAGCAGTGCTAGTAGAATTAGGTTACATGTCAAATGCTAGCGAGTTCCAAAATATTAGCAATGTGAACTATCAAGAAAAATTAGCACAAGGAATTGTTTCAGGGATTTTATCCTATTATCAAACCTACAGTGTTTAA
- the pepT gene encoding peptidase T: MVYNNLLERFIKYVKVNTRSNPTSQTTPSTQSQVDFALQVLKPEMEAIGLEDVHYLEHNGYIVGTLPANAQHLTRKIGFISHMDTADFNAEGINPQVIDKYEGGNITLGQSGYLLKPDDFPQLNNYLGQTLVTTDGTTLLGADDKSGIAEIMTAIEFLVANPTIEHCEIRVAFGPDEEIGTGANKFDVEDFNVDFAYTVDGGPLGELQYETFSAAGLDVQFLGRNVHPGTAKGQMINALQLAIDFHNQLPETDRPEKTDGYQGFYHLLDLSGTVEEASSSYIIRDFEDDSFKSRKAFIEQLAQKMNDELGENRVVISLQDQYYNMKKVIEKDMTPVNLAKEVMEDLDIKPIIEPIRGGTDGSKISFMGIPTPNIFAGGENMHGRFEFVSLETMEKAVDVILGIVQKP; this comes from the coding sequence ATGGTTTATAACAACCTTTTAGAAAGATTTATCAAATACGTTAAAGTTAATACAAGAAGTAATCCAACCAGTCAAACAACTCCAAGTACACAAAGTCAAGTCGATTTTGCATTACAAGTTCTTAAACCTGAAATGGAAGCTATCGGTTTAGAGGATGTTCATTACTTAGAACACAATGGTTATATCGTAGGAACGCTTCCTGCAAATGCACAGCATTTGACGCGTAAAATTGGTTTTATTTCACACATGGATACAGCTGATTTCAATGCGGAAGGTATTAATCCTCAGGTTATTGACAAATATGAAGGCGGAAATATCACTTTGGGACAGTCAGGCTATCTTTTGAAACCAGATGACTTCCCACAGCTAAATAACTATCTTGGTCAAACCTTGGTGACTACTGATGGAACGACTTTGTTAGGGGCGGATGATAAATCTGGTATTGCTGAAATTATGACCGCTATTGAGTTTCTCGTAGCAAATCCAACAATTGAACACTGTGAAATCCGCGTAGCTTTTGGACCGGATGAGGAGATTGGTACGGGGGCTAACAAATTTGATGTTGAAGATTTCAATGTTGATTTTGCCTACACAGTTGACGGTGGCCCATTAGGAGAGTTGCAATATGAAACCTTTAGTGCAGCTGGTTTGGATGTACAGTTTTTAGGCCGTAATGTTCATCCGGGGACAGCTAAAGGGCAAATGATTAATGCTTTGCAATTAGCCATTGATTTCCATAACCAATTACCAGAAACAGATAGACCAGAAAAAACAGATGGCTATCAAGGCTTCTATCATTTATTAGATTTATCAGGGACAGTAGAAGAAGCTAGTAGCTCATACATCATTCGTGATTTCGAAGATGACTCATTTAAATCACGCAAAGCGTTTATTGAGCAATTAGCTCAAAAAATGAATGATGAATTAGGTGAAAATAGAGTTGTCATTTCTTTACAAGATCAATACTACAACATGAAAAAAGTAATTGAGAAAGATATGACACCCGTGAACTTAGCCAAAGAGGTCATGGAAGATTTAGACATTAAACCAATTATTGAACCCATTCGTGGTGGAACAGACGGGTCAAAAATTTCGTTTATGGGTATCCCTACTCCAAACATTTTTGCTGGTGGTGAGAACATGCATGGACGCTTCGAATTTGTCAGTCTTGAAACGATGGAGAAAGCTGTTGATGTTATCCTTGGCATAGTCCAAAAACCATAA
- a CDS encoding EbsA family protein: MIKIFGKVRYHWQPELSWSIIYWSIAFSPIFIGLSLLYERTEIPSHIFILFALFIALVGIGLHRYFVIENNGILKVVSLNIFGPRKIVISNIKKIEVTKTTVTLCVDEKRYIFYMRKWPKKYFLDDLVINPYFQGEVDLVDNFVNMDYFELYKDEKKTLTLL, from the coding sequence ATGATCAAAATTTTTGGAAAAGTAAGGTATCATTGGCAACCAGAATTATCTTGGTCAATTATCTACTGGTCAATTGCATTTTCTCCCATTTTTATCGGCTTATCTTTACTTTATGAACGGACCGAGATTCCAAGTCATATATTTATCTTGTTTGCTTTATTTATTGCTTTAGTAGGTATAGGGTTACATCGCTATTTTGTTATTGAAAACAATGGCATCCTAAAGGTTGTTTCCTTAAATATTTTTGGTCCACGCAAAATTGTCATATCAAACATTAAAAAAATAGAAGTTACAAAAACGACTGTTACCTTATGTGTGGATGAGAAACGCTATATATTTTATATGAGAAAATGGCCAAAGAAATATTTTTTAGATGACTTAGTTATTAATCCCTATTTTCAAGGTGAGGTTGATTTAGTTGATAATTTTGTGAATATGGATTATTTTGAACTTTATAAGGATGAAAAAAAGACTCTTACTTTATTGTAA
- a CDS encoding ferredoxin gives MKVSIIPEKCIACGLCQTYSKRFDYQDDGIVKFADSPLLSLTISETDQDTILAVKSCPTKALTIK, from the coding sequence ATGAAAGTATCTATTATTCCAGAAAAATGTATTGCTTGTGGTCTTTGCCAGACCTACTCTAAACGCTTTGATTATCAAGACGATGGTATTGTGAAATTTGCAGACTCTCCATTATTATCTCTGACTATTTCGGAAACCGACCAAGACACTATTCTTGCAGTAAAATCATGTCCCACTAAAGCTCTTACAATAAAGTAA
- a CDS encoding SAG1386/EF1546 family surface-associated protein yields the protein MAKEPWEEKIVNENTETRSRKSRGPLLSTPWLTALLSVFFVIIVAILFIFFYTSNSGGNRETETSGFYGASVSKSKEKVKSENKSKSSKTKESSTEASESTSPESSSSTETSSSTEAGKGQTIIVQPGEGAASIAARAGISVDQLQALNPSHMTLGYWYANPGDAVYIN from the coding sequence ATGGCTAAAGAACCATGGGAAGAAAAAATCGTTAATGAAAACACTGAGACAAGATCTCGCAAATCAAGAGGTCCACTTTTAAGTACACCTTGGCTAACGGCTTTACTTAGTGTCTTTTTTGTCATCATTGTTGCCATTCTCTTTATTTTCTTTTACACATCAAATAGTGGGGGAAATCGGGAAACAGAAACTAGTGGCTTTTATGGTGCTTCTGTTTCTAAGTCAAAAGAAAAAGTAAAATCTGAAAATAAATCAAAATCTTCAAAGACAAAAGAATCATCTACAGAGGCTAGTGAATCAACTAGCCCGGAATCATCATCTAGTACAGAGACGTCAAGTAGTACGGAAGCAGGTAAAGGTCAAACAATCATTGTTCAACCAGGAGAAGGAGCAGCTTCAATTGCTGCTAGGGCTGGCATTAGCGTTGACCAATTACAAGCTCTAAATCCATCTCATATGACCTTGGGTTATTGGTATGCTAATCCAGGAGATGCTGTTTATATTAATTAA
- the cmk gene encoding (d)CMP kinase, with protein MKAIRIAIDGPASSGKSTVAKIIAKNLGYTYLDTGAMYRCATYIALKNNYSENDISAILKELSEHPITFKKADDGSQLVFLGTEDVTLAIRQNDVTNNVSWVSAIAEIREELVAQQRRIAQDGAIIMDGRDIGTVVLPDAELKIFLIASVDERAERRYRENLEKGIDSDFETLKEEIAARDFKDSHREVSPLKAADDAIVFDTTGVTIQGVVQFIQEKAEKIIDMS; from the coding sequence ATGAAAGCTATTAGAATTGCTATTGATGGTCCTGCTTCTAGTGGAAAAAGTACTGTAGCCAAGATTATTGCAAAAAATCTTGGCTACACTTATTTGGATACTGGAGCTATGTACCGTTGCGCTACATATATTGCATTAAAAAACAACTATTCAGAAAATGATATATCTGCTATTTTAAAGGAATTGTCAGAACATCCTATTACTTTTAAAAAAGCAGATGATGGCAGTCAGCTTGTCTTTTTAGGGACTGAAGACGTCACCTTAGCTATTAGACAAAATGATGTGACTAATAATGTTTCTTGGGTTTCGGCGATTGCTGAAATTCGTGAGGAATTAGTTGCTCAACAAAGACGGATTGCTCAGGATGGTGCTATCATTATGGATGGTAGAGATATTGGCACAGTTGTTTTACCAGATGCCGAATTAAAAATATTTTTAATTGCTTCGGTAGATGAAAGGGCAGAGAGACGTTATCGCGAAAATCTTGAAAAGGGAATTGACAGTGATTTCGAGACATTAAAAGAAGAAATAGCAGCTCGTGACTTTAAAGATAGCCATCGTGAAGTCTCACCTTTAAAGGCTGCAGATGATGCCATTGTTTTTGATACCACAGGTGTAACGATTCAAGGTGTTGTCCAATTTATTCAAGAAAAAGCAGAAAAAATCATTGACATGTCATAA
- the infC gene encoding translation initiation factor IF-3, translating into MKIIAKKDLFINDEIRVREVRLVGLEGEQLGIKPLSEAQAIADAANVDLVLIQPQAVPPVAKIMDYGKFKFEFQKKQKEQRKKQSVVTVKEVRLSPVIDKGDFETKLRNGRKFLEKGNKVKVSIRFKGRMITHKEIGAKVLAEFAEATQDIAIIEQRAKMDGRQMFMQLAPISDKK; encoded by the coding sequence GTGAAGATCATAGCTAAAAAAGATCTATTCATTAATGATGAAATTCGCGTTCGTGAAGTTCGTCTAGTCGGTCTAGAAGGTGAACAATTAGGTATTAAGCCCTTATCAGAAGCACAAGCTATTGCAGATGCTGCTAATGTTGATTTGGTTTTAATCCAGCCACAAGCTGTTCCTCCAGTAGCCAAAATCATGGACTATGGTAAGTTCAAATTTGAGTTTCAAAAGAAACAAAAAGAACAACGCAAAAAACAAAGTGTTGTGACTGTTAAAGAAGTGCGTCTCAGTCCTGTAATTGATAAAGGGGATTTTGAAACAAAACTTCGTAATGGCCGTAAATTCCTTGAAAAAGGAAATAAGGTGAAAGTTTCTATTCGCTTTAAAGGGCGTATGATTACTCATAAAGAGATTGGTGCAAAGGTTCTGGCTGAATTTGCTGAAGCAACTCAAGATATTGCTATCATTGAGCAGAGAGCAAAAATGGATGGTCGCCAAATGTTTATGCAACTTGCACCGATTTCAGACAAAAAGTAA
- the rpmI gene encoding 50S ribosomal protein L35: MPKQKTHRASAKRFKRTGSGGLKRFRAFTSHRFHGKTKKQRRHLRKASMVSSGDFKRIKAMLTGLK, encoded by the coding sequence ATGCCAAAACAAAAAACACACCGCGCATCAGCTAAACGTTTTAAACGTACAGGTTCTGGTGGTTTGAAACGCTTCCGTGCCTTCACATCACACCGTTTCCATGGAAAAACTAAAAAACAACGTCGTCATCTTCGTAAAGCTTCAATGGTGAGTTCAGGTGACTTTAAACGTATTAAAGCAATGCTTACAGGTCTTAAATAA
- the rplT gene encoding 50S ribosomal protein L20 translates to MARVKGGVVSRKRRKRILKLAKGYYGAKHILFRTAKEQVMNSYYYAYRDRRQKKRDFRKLWITRINAAARMNGLSYSQLMHGLKLADIEVNRKMLADLAVNDAAGFTALADAAKDKVAK, encoded by the coding sequence ATGGCTCGTGTTAAAGGTGGAGTTGTTTCACGTAAACGTCGTAAACGTATATTAAAATTAGCAAAAGGTTACTATGGTGCAAAACATATCTTGTTCCGTACTGCAAAAGAACAAGTAATGAATTCTTATTACTATGCATACCGTGACCGTCGTCAAAAGAAACGTGATTTCCGTAAATTATGGATCACACGTATCAATGCCGCTGCTCGTATGAATGGTTTATCTTACTCTCAATTAATGCATGGCTTAAAACTTGCTGATATTGAAGTAAACCGTAAAATGCTTGCTGATTTAGCAGTAAATGATGCTGCTGGTTTTACAGCTCTTGCTGATGCAGCAAAAGACAAAGTTGCAAAATAA